The proteins below come from a single Pleuronectes platessa chromosome 3, fPlePla1.1, whole genome shotgun sequence genomic window:
- the LOC128436818 gene encoding sodium/calcium exchanger 1 isoform X9, which yields MSRTRITPLFTANQLLLLVTFISSGLQLSAAGGSAEALRSNSTVSNTTKCGGDTTCKEGVILPMWKPDNPAFADRLARAAIYFVGLAFMFLGVSIIADRFMSSIEVITSQERQITIKKPNGEKITTTVRIWNETVSNLTLMALGSSAPEILLSVVEVCGHNFDAGELGPNTIVGSAAFNMFVIIGLCVSVIPEGQTRKVKHLRVFFVTATWSVFAYIWLYLILAVSSPGVVDIWEGLLTLFFFPICVGFAYVADRRLLFYKYMGKRYRAGKHRGMIIETEGEPELPSKVNVEMDRKMLSAPGEEFMDGDTGFDRKELEEEEARREVARILKELKQKHPEKEMEQLMELANYQVLNQQQKSRAFYRCQATRIMTGTGNILKKHAADQAKRANLHSISSEVSANHASSKVFFDPGTYQCLENCGSVALNVVRQGGDLTSTVSVDYRTEDGTANAGSDYQFTEGTVIFQPGETEKEIRIDIIDDDIFEEDEHFLVYLSNVRVTSEAAGSDGGGANHVDALAGLGLPCTATVTIFDDDHAGIFTFEEPVVTVSESIGRMEVKVVRSSGARGVVVVPYKTMEGTAKGGGEDFEDTHGVLEFDNDEIIKIIEINIIDDEEYEKNKNFFLEIGEPQLMEMSERKGEGGEEVWTKKDEEERRVAEMGRPMLGEHVKLEVTIEESYEFKSTVDKLIKKTNLALLIGTNSWREQFVEAITVGSGKDSTGECDEDESGEEKLPSCFDYVMHFLTVFWKLLFALVPPTDYWNGWACFVVSISVIGMLTAVIGDLASHFGCTVGLKDSVTAVVFVALGTSVPDTFASKVSAIQDQYADASIGNVTGSNAVNVFLGIGVAWSIAAIYHYSQGQQFKVDPGTLAFSVTLFTIFAFICFGVLLYRRRPEIGGELGGPRVPKILTTCLFFSLWLIYIVLSSLEAYCHVQGF from the exons ATGAGCCGAACCAGGATCACACCCCTGTTCACCGCCAATCAGCTGCTTCTCCTGGTGACCTTCATCTCCTCTGGACTCCAGCTATCTGCAGCAGGAGGCTCTGCTGAGGCCCTCAGGTCCAACAGCACAGTCAGCAACACAACCAAATGCGGCGGAGACACCACCTGCAAAGAGGGCGTCATCCTGCCGATGTGGAAGCCGGACAACCCGGCCTTCGCCGACCGCCTCGCCAGAGCCGCCATTTACTTTGTGGGGTTGGCGTTCATGTTCCTGGGTGTCTCCATCATCGCTGACCGCTTCATGTCATCCATCGAAGTCATCACCTCCCAGGAAAGACAGATCACCATCAAGAAACCAAACGGTGAGAAGATCACCACAACGGTGCGGATCTGGAACGAGACTGTTTCCAACCTCACCCTGATGGCGCTGGGCTCCTCCGCCCCTGAAATCCTCCTGTCAGTCGTGGAGGTCTGTGGTCACAACTTTGACGCCGGTGAGCTCGGCCCAAACACCATTGTAGGAAGTGCGGCATTCAACATGTTTGTCATCATTGGCCTTTGTGTGTCCGTCATACCCGAAGGTCAGACCAGAAAGGTGAAGCACCTCCGGGTGTTCTTCGTCACGGCCACCTGGAGCGTGTTCGCGTACATCTGGCTCTACCTGATCCTCGCCGTCTCTTCTCCAGGGGTAGTTGATATATGGGAGGGGCTTCTcacactcttcttcttccccatTTGTGTTGGCTTCGCTTACGTGGCCGACCGCAGACTTCTTTTCTATAAATACATGGGCAAACGATACAGAGCAGGGAAGCACAGAGGAATGATCATCGAAACCGAGGGAGAACCAGAGCTTCCCTCAAAGGTCAACGTGGAAATGGACAGAAAGATGCTCAGCGCTCCTGGGGAGGAGTTCATGGACGGAGATACAGGGTTTGATaggaaggagctggaggaggaggaggcgcgcAGAGAGGTGGCCAGGATCCTCAAGGAgctgaaacaaaaacatccaGAGAAGGAGATGGAGCAGTTGATGGAGCTCGCTAATTATCAGGTTTTAAACCAGCAACAGAAGAGTCGGGCCTTCTACCGCTGTCAGGCGACCAGGATCATGACAGGaacaggaaacatcctgaagaaGCACGCCGCTGATCAGGCCAAGAGAGCCAATCTGCACAGCATCTCCTCTGAGGTTTCAGCCAACCACGCTTCCTCCAAGGTTTTCTTTGACCCTGGAACGTACCAGTGTCTAGAGAACTGCGGCAGCGTAGCCCTGAACGTGGTGCGTCAAGGTGGAGACCTCACGAGCACCGTCTCAGTGGACTACCGGACGGAGGACGGCACTGCTAACGCCGGCTCCGACTACCAGTTCACTGAAGGAACTGTTATCTTCCAACCAGGCGAGACCGAGAAGGAAATCCGCATAGACATCATCGATGACGACATTTTCGAGGAAGATGAGCATTTCCTGGTCTACCTCAGCAACGTGAGAGTGACATCAGAGGCTGCTGGCTCAGACGGGGGCGGGGCTAACCACGTGGACGCCCTGGCAGGTTTGGGTCTTCCATGCACAGCCACTGTCACCATCTTCGATGATGACCACGCTGGTATCTTTACGTTCGAGGAGCCGGTGGTGACTGTGAGCGAGAGCATCGGGAggatggaggtgaaggtggtCCGGTCCTCGGGAGCTCGAGGAGTTGTGGTGGTGCCGTACAAAACCATGGAGGGGACGGCTAAAGGAGGCGGCGAggactttgaggacacacatgGAGTCCTGGAGTTTGACAATGATGAGATCAT cAAAATTATTGAGATCAATATAATCGATGATGAAGAATATGAGAAAAACAAGAACTTCTTCCTAGAGATTGGAGAACCTCAGCTGATGGAGATGAGTGAGAGGAAAG GGGAGGGGGGTGAGGAGGTTTGGACGAagaaggatgaagaggagcGGCGGGTCGCGGAGATGGGTCGACCGATGCTGGGAGAACACGTCAAGCTGGAGGTCACCATCGAGGAGTCGTACGAGTTCAAG AGCACCGTGGATAAACTCATCAAGAAGACCAACCTGGCTCTGCTGATCGGGACCAACAGCTGGAGGGAGCAGTTTGTGGAGGCCATCACAGTCGGCTCCGGTAAAGACTCCACGGGAGAGT GTGACGAGGACGAGTCCGGGGAGGAGAAGCTGCCGTCCTGCTTCGACTACGTCATGCACTTCCTCACCGTCTTCTGGAAACTCCTGTTTGCCTTAGTCCCTCCCACCGACTACTGGAACGGCTGGGCCTGCTTCGTGGTGTCCATCTCGGTCATCGGCATGCTGACGGCGGTGATCGGCGACCTGGCGTCTCATTTCGGCTGCACCGTCGGCCTCAAAGACTCTGTGACTGCTGTGGTGTTCGTGGCTTTGGGGACTTCAGTACCAG acaCCTTTGCCAGTAAAGTGTCGGCCATCCAGGACCAATACGCCGACGCCTCCATCGGCAATGTGACGGGAAGCAACGCGGTCAACGTCTTCCTGGGTATCGGCGTGGCCTGGTCCATCGCTGCCATCTACCACTACTCCCAGGGCCAGCAGTTCAAGGTGGACCCAGGAACGCTGGCCTTCTCCGTCACTCTCTTCACCATCTTCGCCTTTATCTGTTTCGGTGTCCTCCTCTACCGCCGGCGGCCGGAGATCGGAGGGGAGCTCGGTGGCCCCCGGGTCCCGAAGATTCTCACCACCTGCTTGTTCTTCAGCCTGTGGTTGATTTACATTGTGCTCTCCTCATTAGAAGCATATTGCCACGTTCAGGGATTCTAA
- the LOC128436818 gene encoding sodium/calcium exchanger 1 isoform X16, with the protein MSRTRITPLFTANQLLLLVTFISSGLQLSAAGGSAEALRSNSTVSNTTKCGGDTTCKEGVILPMWKPDNPAFADRLARAAIYFVGLAFMFLGVSIIADRFMSSIEVITSQERQITIKKPNGEKITTTVRIWNETVSNLTLMALGSSAPEILLSVVEVCGHNFDAGELGPNTIVGSAAFNMFVIIGLCVSVIPEGQTRKVKHLRVFFVTATWSVFAYIWLYLILAVSSPGVVDIWEGLLTLFFFPICVGFAYVADRRLLFYKYMGKRYRAGKHRGMIIETEGEPELPSKVNVEMDRKMLSAPGEEFMDGDTGFDRKELEEEEARREVARILKELKQKHPEKEMEQLMELANYQVLNQQQKSRAFYRCQATRIMTGTGNILKKHAADQAKRANLHSISSEVSANHASSKVFFDPGTYQCLENCGSVALNVVRQGGDLTSTVSVDYRTEDGTANAGSDYQFTEGTVIFQPGETEKEIRIDIIDDDIFEEDEHFLVYLSNVRVTSEAAGSDGGGANHVDALAGLGLPCTATVTIFDDDHAGIFTFEEPVVTVSESIGRMEVKVVRSSGARGVVVVPYKTMEGTAKGGGEDFEDTHGVLEFDNDEIIKIIEINIIDDEEYEKNKNFFLEIGEPQLMEMSERKGGGVAFLIIDHEDCEGQLGCKDEEERRVAEMGRPMLGEHVKLEVTIEESYEFKSTVDKLIKKTNLALLIGTNSWREQFVEAITVGSASSSGDEDESGEEKLPSCFDYVMHFLTVFWKLLFALVPPTDYWNGWACFVVSISVIGMLTAVIGDLASHFGCTVGLKDSVTAVVFVALGTSVPDTFASKVSAIQDQYADASIGNVTGSNAVNVFLGIGVAWSIAAIYHYSQGQQFKVDPGTLAFSVTLFTIFAFICFGVLLYRRRPEIGGELGGPRVPKILTTCLFFSLWLIYIVLSSLEAYCHVQGF; encoded by the exons ATGAGCCGAACCAGGATCACACCCCTGTTCACCGCCAATCAGCTGCTTCTCCTGGTGACCTTCATCTCCTCTGGACTCCAGCTATCTGCAGCAGGAGGCTCTGCTGAGGCCCTCAGGTCCAACAGCACAGTCAGCAACACAACCAAATGCGGCGGAGACACCACCTGCAAAGAGGGCGTCATCCTGCCGATGTGGAAGCCGGACAACCCGGCCTTCGCCGACCGCCTCGCCAGAGCCGCCATTTACTTTGTGGGGTTGGCGTTCATGTTCCTGGGTGTCTCCATCATCGCTGACCGCTTCATGTCATCCATCGAAGTCATCACCTCCCAGGAAAGACAGATCACCATCAAGAAACCAAACGGTGAGAAGATCACCACAACGGTGCGGATCTGGAACGAGACTGTTTCCAACCTCACCCTGATGGCGCTGGGCTCCTCCGCCCCTGAAATCCTCCTGTCAGTCGTGGAGGTCTGTGGTCACAACTTTGACGCCGGTGAGCTCGGCCCAAACACCATTGTAGGAAGTGCGGCATTCAACATGTTTGTCATCATTGGCCTTTGTGTGTCCGTCATACCCGAAGGTCAGACCAGAAAGGTGAAGCACCTCCGGGTGTTCTTCGTCACGGCCACCTGGAGCGTGTTCGCGTACATCTGGCTCTACCTGATCCTCGCCGTCTCTTCTCCAGGGGTAGTTGATATATGGGAGGGGCTTCTcacactcttcttcttccccatTTGTGTTGGCTTCGCTTACGTGGCCGACCGCAGACTTCTTTTCTATAAATACATGGGCAAACGATACAGAGCAGGGAAGCACAGAGGAATGATCATCGAAACCGAGGGAGAACCAGAGCTTCCCTCAAAGGTCAACGTGGAAATGGACAGAAAGATGCTCAGCGCTCCTGGGGAGGAGTTCATGGACGGAGATACAGGGTTTGATaggaaggagctggaggaggaggaggcgcgcAGAGAGGTGGCCAGGATCCTCAAGGAgctgaaacaaaaacatccaGAGAAGGAGATGGAGCAGTTGATGGAGCTCGCTAATTATCAGGTTTTAAACCAGCAACAGAAGAGTCGGGCCTTCTACCGCTGTCAGGCGACCAGGATCATGACAGGaacaggaaacatcctgaagaaGCACGCCGCTGATCAGGCCAAGAGAGCCAATCTGCACAGCATCTCCTCTGAGGTTTCAGCCAACCACGCTTCCTCCAAGGTTTTCTTTGACCCTGGAACGTACCAGTGTCTAGAGAACTGCGGCAGCGTAGCCCTGAACGTGGTGCGTCAAGGTGGAGACCTCACGAGCACCGTCTCAGTGGACTACCGGACGGAGGACGGCACTGCTAACGCCGGCTCCGACTACCAGTTCACTGAAGGAACTGTTATCTTCCAACCAGGCGAGACCGAGAAGGAAATCCGCATAGACATCATCGATGACGACATTTTCGAGGAAGATGAGCATTTCCTGGTCTACCTCAGCAACGTGAGAGTGACATCAGAGGCTGCTGGCTCAGACGGGGGCGGGGCTAACCACGTGGACGCCCTGGCAGGTTTGGGTCTTCCATGCACAGCCACTGTCACCATCTTCGATGATGACCACGCTGGTATCTTTACGTTCGAGGAGCCGGTGGTGACTGTGAGCGAGAGCATCGGGAggatggaggtgaaggtggtCCGGTCCTCGGGAGCTCGAGGAGTTGTGGTGGTGCCGTACAAAACCATGGAGGGGACGGCTAAAGGAGGCGGCGAggactttgaggacacacatgGAGTCCTGGAGTTTGACAATGATGAGATCAT cAAAATTATTGAGATCAATATAATCGATGATGAAGAATATGAGAAAAACAAGAACTTCTTCCTAGAGATTGGAGAACCTCAGCTGATGGAGATGAGTGAGAGGAAAGGTGGGGGCGTCGCCTTCCT AATAATTGACCATGAGGA TTGTGAAGGACAGTTAGGATGT aaggatgaagaggagcGGCGGGTCGCGGAGATGGGTCGACCGATGCTGGGAGAACACGTCAAGCTGGAGGTCACCATCGAGGAGTCGTACGAGTTCAAG AGCACCGTGGATAAACTCATCAAGAAGACCAACCTGGCTCTGCTGATCGGGACCAACAGCTGGAGGGAGCAGTTTGTGGAGGCCATCACAGTCGGCTCCG CCTCTTCCTCAGGTGACGAGGACGAGTCCGGGGAGGAGAAGCTGCCGTCCTGCTTCGACTACGTCATGCACTTCCTCACCGTCTTCTGGAAACTCCTGTTTGCCTTAGTCCCTCCCACCGACTACTGGAACGGCTGGGCCTGCTTCGTGGTGTCCATCTCGGTCATCGGCATGCTGACGGCGGTGATCGGCGACCTGGCGTCTCATTTCGGCTGCACCGTCGGCCTCAAAGACTCTGTGACTGCTGTGGTGTTCGTGGCTTTGGGGACTTCAGTACCAG acaCCTTTGCCAGTAAAGTGTCGGCCATCCAGGACCAATACGCCGACGCCTCCATCGGCAATGTGACGGGAAGCAACGCGGTCAACGTCTTCCTGGGTATCGGCGTGGCCTGGTCCATCGCTGCCATCTACCACTACTCCCAGGGCCAGCAGTTCAAGGTGGACCCAGGAACGCTGGCCTTCTCCGTCACTCTCTTCACCATCTTCGCCTTTATCTGTTTCGGTGTCCTCCTCTACCGCCGGCGGCCGGAGATCGGAGGGGAGCTCGGTGGCCCCCGGGTCCCGAAGATTCTCACCACCTGCTTGTTCTTCAGCCTGTGGTTGATTTACATTGTGCTCTCCTCATTAGAAGCATATTGCCACGTTCAGGGATTCTAA
- the LOC128436818 gene encoding sodium/calcium exchanger 1 isoform X4 codes for MSRTRITPLFTANQLLLLVTFISSGLQLSAAGGSAEALRSNSTVSNTTKCGGDTTCKEGVILPMWKPDNPAFADRLARAAIYFVGLAFMFLGVSIIADRFMSSIEVITSQERQITIKKPNGEKITTTVRIWNETVSNLTLMALGSSAPEILLSVVEVCGHNFDAGELGPNTIVGSAAFNMFVIIGLCVSVIPEGQTRKVKHLRVFFVTATWSVFAYIWLYLILAVSSPGVVDIWEGLLTLFFFPICVGFAYVADRRLLFYKYMGKRYRAGKHRGMIIETEGEPELPSKVNVEMDRKMLSAPGEEFMDGDTGFDRKELEEEEARREVARILKELKQKHPEKEMEQLMELANYQVLNQQQKSRAFYRCQATRIMTGTGNILKKHAADQAKRANLHSISSEVSANHASSKVFFDPGTYQCLENCGSVALNVVRQGGDLTSTVSVDYRTEDGTANAGSDYQFTEGTVIFQPGETEKEIRIDIIDDDIFEEDEHFLVYLSNVRVTSEAAGSDGGGANHVDALAGLGLPCTATVTIFDDDHAGIFTFEEPVVTVSESIGRMEVKVVRSSGARGVVVVPYKTMEGTAKGGGEDFEDTHGVLEFDNDEIIKIIEINIIDDEEYEKNKNFFLEIGEPQLMEMSERKGGFVQTGEDVYRKVQGREHPAPSAIINITGEGGEEVWTKKDEEERRVAEMGRPMLGEHVKLEVTIEESYEFKSTVDKLIKKTNLALLIGTNSWREQFVEAITVGSGKDSTGECDEDESGEEKLPSCFDYVMHFLTVFWKLLFALVPPTDYWNGWACFVVSISVIGMLTAVIGDLASHFGCTVGLKDSVTAVVFVALGTSVPDTFASKVSAIQDQYADASIGNVTGSNAVNVFLGIGVAWSIAAIYHYSQGQQFKVDPGTLAFSVTLFTIFAFICFGVLLYRRRPEIGGELGGPRVPKILTTCLFFSLWLIYIVLSSLEAYCHVQGF; via the exons ATGAGCCGAACCAGGATCACACCCCTGTTCACCGCCAATCAGCTGCTTCTCCTGGTGACCTTCATCTCCTCTGGACTCCAGCTATCTGCAGCAGGAGGCTCTGCTGAGGCCCTCAGGTCCAACAGCACAGTCAGCAACACAACCAAATGCGGCGGAGACACCACCTGCAAAGAGGGCGTCATCCTGCCGATGTGGAAGCCGGACAACCCGGCCTTCGCCGACCGCCTCGCCAGAGCCGCCATTTACTTTGTGGGGTTGGCGTTCATGTTCCTGGGTGTCTCCATCATCGCTGACCGCTTCATGTCATCCATCGAAGTCATCACCTCCCAGGAAAGACAGATCACCATCAAGAAACCAAACGGTGAGAAGATCACCACAACGGTGCGGATCTGGAACGAGACTGTTTCCAACCTCACCCTGATGGCGCTGGGCTCCTCCGCCCCTGAAATCCTCCTGTCAGTCGTGGAGGTCTGTGGTCACAACTTTGACGCCGGTGAGCTCGGCCCAAACACCATTGTAGGAAGTGCGGCATTCAACATGTTTGTCATCATTGGCCTTTGTGTGTCCGTCATACCCGAAGGTCAGACCAGAAAGGTGAAGCACCTCCGGGTGTTCTTCGTCACGGCCACCTGGAGCGTGTTCGCGTACATCTGGCTCTACCTGATCCTCGCCGTCTCTTCTCCAGGGGTAGTTGATATATGGGAGGGGCTTCTcacactcttcttcttccccatTTGTGTTGGCTTCGCTTACGTGGCCGACCGCAGACTTCTTTTCTATAAATACATGGGCAAACGATACAGAGCAGGGAAGCACAGAGGAATGATCATCGAAACCGAGGGAGAACCAGAGCTTCCCTCAAAGGTCAACGTGGAAATGGACAGAAAGATGCTCAGCGCTCCTGGGGAGGAGTTCATGGACGGAGATACAGGGTTTGATaggaaggagctggaggaggaggaggcgcgcAGAGAGGTGGCCAGGATCCTCAAGGAgctgaaacaaaaacatccaGAGAAGGAGATGGAGCAGTTGATGGAGCTCGCTAATTATCAGGTTTTAAACCAGCAACAGAAGAGTCGGGCCTTCTACCGCTGTCAGGCGACCAGGATCATGACAGGaacaggaaacatcctgaagaaGCACGCCGCTGATCAGGCCAAGAGAGCCAATCTGCACAGCATCTCCTCTGAGGTTTCAGCCAACCACGCTTCCTCCAAGGTTTTCTTTGACCCTGGAACGTACCAGTGTCTAGAGAACTGCGGCAGCGTAGCCCTGAACGTGGTGCGTCAAGGTGGAGACCTCACGAGCACCGTCTCAGTGGACTACCGGACGGAGGACGGCACTGCTAACGCCGGCTCCGACTACCAGTTCACTGAAGGAACTGTTATCTTCCAACCAGGCGAGACCGAGAAGGAAATCCGCATAGACATCATCGATGACGACATTTTCGAGGAAGATGAGCATTTCCTGGTCTACCTCAGCAACGTGAGAGTGACATCAGAGGCTGCTGGCTCAGACGGGGGCGGGGCTAACCACGTGGACGCCCTGGCAGGTTTGGGTCTTCCATGCACAGCCACTGTCACCATCTTCGATGATGACCACGCTGGTATCTTTACGTTCGAGGAGCCGGTGGTGACTGTGAGCGAGAGCATCGGGAggatggaggtgaaggtggtCCGGTCCTCGGGAGCTCGAGGAGTTGTGGTGGTGCCGTACAAAACCATGGAGGGGACGGCTAAAGGAGGCGGCGAggactttgaggacacacatgGAGTCCTGGAGTTTGACAATGATGAGATCAT cAAAATTATTGAGATCAATATAATCGATGATGAAGAATATGAGAAAAACAAGAACTTCTTCCTAGAGATTGGAGAACCTCAGCTGATGGAGATGAGTGAGAGGAAAG GTGGATTCGTCCAAACAGGTGA AGATGTCTACAGGAAGGTCCAGGGCCGGGAGCATCCCGCCCCCTCTGCCATCATCAACATCACAG GGGAGGGGGGTGAGGAGGTTTGGACGAagaaggatgaagaggagcGGCGGGTCGCGGAGATGGGTCGACCGATGCTGGGAGAACACGTCAAGCTGGAGGTCACCATCGAGGAGTCGTACGAGTTCAAG AGCACCGTGGATAAACTCATCAAGAAGACCAACCTGGCTCTGCTGATCGGGACCAACAGCTGGAGGGAGCAGTTTGTGGAGGCCATCACAGTCGGCTCCGGTAAAGACTCCACGGGAGAGT GTGACGAGGACGAGTCCGGGGAGGAGAAGCTGCCGTCCTGCTTCGACTACGTCATGCACTTCCTCACCGTCTTCTGGAAACTCCTGTTTGCCTTAGTCCCTCCCACCGACTACTGGAACGGCTGGGCCTGCTTCGTGGTGTCCATCTCGGTCATCGGCATGCTGACGGCGGTGATCGGCGACCTGGCGTCTCATTTCGGCTGCACCGTCGGCCTCAAAGACTCTGTGACTGCTGTGGTGTTCGTGGCTTTGGGGACTTCAGTACCAG acaCCTTTGCCAGTAAAGTGTCGGCCATCCAGGACCAATACGCCGACGCCTCCATCGGCAATGTGACGGGAAGCAACGCGGTCAACGTCTTCCTGGGTATCGGCGTGGCCTGGTCCATCGCTGCCATCTACCACTACTCCCAGGGCCAGCAGTTCAAGGTGGACCCAGGAACGCTGGCCTTCTCCGTCACTCTCTTCACCATCTTCGCCTTTATCTGTTTCGGTGTCCTCCTCTACCGCCGGCGGCCGGAGATCGGAGGGGAGCTCGGTGGCCCCCGGGTCCCGAAGATTCTCACCACCTGCTTGTTCTTCAGCCTGTGGTTGATTTACATTGTGCTCTCCTCATTAGAAGCATATTGCCACGTTCAGGGATTCTAA